TATGCACTAACCATCGGATAATATTGCACCCCGGTCGGGTGCGAGTAAAAACCATCGATACGGCGCGAATGGTCGCGGCCAGGGAGGAATGTGATGAAGAAGGTCATCGGAATGGTGGTGCTGGCGGCGTTCGTGGCCGCGTCTCTCGCGGTCGGCGCGGGCACGGTCGCGACGGTCTCCACGAGTGGAGACGAGGTGAAGGTCGCGCGGGGATTCTCCGCGTCGCGGATGAAACTCGACCGCTCGCGCTTCGGCAGCGCGATCGACCGCTACAGCAGCCCGTCGCGCGCGGATCGGCGCATGGTCACTTCCGCGCCGCACTTCGACGTGCGGATGCTGAAGGTGGACGGTCAGCAGAAGGACAAGATGAAAGCGCGCGCGTTCAAGAATTCGACGCACTGACCTGACCACCGTCGTCCGAACGAAGGCCGCTCATGACGGGCGGCCTTCATGTTTCATGCGAAGGCGCTCTTCCGACGCGCGTGGAAAAACCAGGCCGCGAGATACAGGGCGAGCGCGACGAGGGTCAGCGCGCGGATGCCGGTGACGAATGAGAGCGTCTCGGCGAGACCGCCCAGAATCGCGCCGAGCAGATTCGATCCCAGGGCACTCGCGACAGACTCGCAGCGATCGAGTTTGGTCGCGATAATGACGCCCGCGAAAAACAGCGGGAACGTATAGAACGCGCCGGCCGCGAAACCGCGCGCGAGCCAGCCGAAGCCGAGCCAGCGCTCCGGCGAAACGGCCCAGGCGACGACCAGTCCGACAGCGAGCATCGCGAAGTACGGCGACAGATTCGCGGGGCGGCGACGAATCACGAAGCCGTTGGCGGCGAGCGCCATCGCCAGCACGCCGGTGATGACGACGGCGTTGACGATCCACGTCGAACCGAACAGCAGCATCATTTTACTGATGAGATGCACTTCCATCAGCAGGAATGCCGCGCCGAGGAAAAAGAACGATCCGTCGATGCGCGCAACCCCGCCCATCGCCGCGCGCACGCCGATCACGGAGAGCGCGGCGAGCACGACGGTGACGATCGCGTGCAGCGTGGGGATGCCACGCGTGCGCAGCCACATGTACGGCCAATCGTCGGTCGTCGGCGTCACGTCCTTCGGCAGGTCGAGCATGCGACCCGCGACGCGCGCGCGCAACGTTTCGTCCGCGGAGAGAATGTCGAAGAACTGCTTCGTCGTTCCGCCGATCAGGACCGCGCCCGTGGTGCCGCGATAAACCGGGTTCACGCTCCGGAAGGCGAGCGGGGGATTCCCGAAGACCTCGGCGAGGCTCGCGGCGATGCGTCCGCCGATCCAGTCGGAGAACCCGATCGACACGACGAGCAACCCGCCGGGCGCGAGATGCGACGCCGCCGCGCGAAAGCTGTCCACGGTGTAGACGTAATTGTCGAGGCTGATGTTCGAGTAGTTCGACGAGAGCGTGTGCGCGTCGAGCAGGCCGAAGAGGATCATGTCGTAAGTTTCCCGCGTGCGCTGGAAATGGGCGCGGGCGTCATCGACCACGACCGTCACGCGAGGGTTGGCGTACGGTCGTTCGGGGTGCAATTCCTTGCCGAGCGCGAAGATGTCGGGGTCGATCTCGACCGCGTCAATGCGCGCCGAGGTGTTGCGAAGCGCTGCGGCCGTGTCATTGCCGGTGCCGGCGCCGACGATGAGAACGCGCCGGGGATTGGGCACGAACCGGTAGGGCAGATTGTAGAAGTCGTACGAGAGCGTCTTTTCGTCGGCGCGAAAAATGGCGGCGTGCCGGCGGATGAACTCCGGCGAGAGATCGAACAGGAACTGATAGAAGGTGTTGTTGACCTCGAGGACGCGGAACGTGAGGTCCTCGTCCTCGTCGGGGATGCGAAAGGTGCGCAGAGACAGCTTCTGGTACGGGCTCCACGACACGCGCGGACGATCGCCGGAGCGCGCGGTCACCCCCTCGGCCGCGTTCATCGTCACGGGTTCGGCGGGGTGCGTCGCCGTCAGGCAGAAGACCGCAACAACGCCCGCGGCGAGGGCGGCGACGGTCTCGCGTCGATCGGGCCATGCGATCGGCACGAGCATCAGCGCGCCGAGTCCGAGCCACGCGGCGGGCGGCAGCGACGCGAACGACACGAGAGAAAACAGCCACACCCCCGCGATGCTGCCGCCGATGTTGAGCGAATAACGCAGCAGGCGTTCGTGGGGATTTTCCATCAGCCGCCCGAGCAAGCGACCGAGCGGCACGAAAAACACGACAATTAGACCGAACAGAATCACGAGCAGCGCGATTCCGGCCGCCACGCGCGTCAGGGCCGGGGCCGAGCGCGCCATGTCCCACATGAAAAAGTCGTCGAACGCGAGATGGCGCATCAGAAATCGGGCGGGCAGATTTTCGTCCGTCACGAACGGCGGGCTTACGAACACCACGAGGGCGACGAACGCGCCGATGGTCGCCGGGAGTCCGCGCGGCCTTGCCGCCGTGGCGAATCCGAGCCCGAGCCCGAGGAACGCGGCGATCAGGGCGAGGTTCTTGAAGTAGGCGAAGACGCGGACCTCGGTGGAGATCCAGCGAATGAGCAGCAGTTCGAGAAACAGCGTGGCCACGCTGCCGAAAAAGAGAAGTGCGCGTTCTCGGCGGGGATTCATGCGCTCGGGCATCTCCATGGAAAAACGGGACGGGCGATGGCCCGTCCCGTGCGATCGTCGGCCGCGATCAGCAGCCCGCGACCTCCCAGCAACCCGCCTCGGCATCCGAGAACGCCGTGCAGTCGCCGTCGGCGTCATCGTCGCCACACGACGCGGCCAAGGCGAGAGATCTGAGCACGTCGATCACGATCTCGAACGCAAACCAGCGGGACTCGATCACCCTTATTACCACCGGCCATCCGCTTTCGCCATGATCCCCGTTCGCAAATCGCCGTCCGCGTTGTGACCGCTTCGCCGTTTTGTTAGTCTCGCCCGTCATGTCTCAACTTGCCCCCATGTCGTTCCTGAGCTCGCCCGCCGTGCGCGCATCGCTCGGCCGTTTCGCACGCACGGCGGTTCTCGTCGCCGCGCCGATCGCGGCGATCGGGTGGTTCGCGGGGCTCGCGGAAATCTCCTCGCGTGGTCTGCTCGACCGCGCCCTGCCGATCGCGGCGCGTTTCGCGCTTGTGCGCTCGCTCGGCCCGGCCCTCGCGACCGGGCTCACAATCGGCGTGTGGGCGGGGCTGCTCAGAATCGCGCTGCACGCGGCGTGCCGCGACGTGAACCGGGAGCGCCGCACGTTCGGGCTGCTCGTGCTGTTCGGCGCGCTCGTCGCATTCATCGCGATGGCCCGGCGGTTTCCCGCGTGGAAAGCGCTCGCTGACAGCGCCGCGTATACCGGCGAGGCGGTGGGCGTCTGGTTCGGAATCGTGCTGCTTGGTGTCGCGAATTTCGTTCAGGCCACGCTCCCTGTTCGCTTGAAAACCATCAGCGTGGTGGGGATGGGCGCGACGCTGGCCGCGTTTCCCATCGCGCTGCTCGAGTCCCGGATCTTTCGTCGGTCCGCGCCCGCAACGCCCTCAATGCCGACCCGGGGAAAACCTGTTCTCGCGTGGGCGGCGTCCGCGTTTATCGGCGCCACCATCGCGACCATCGCCGTCGTGTCGCCCCCGCGAACCAAGAGCGATCTGCCGCCGATCATCCTGATCTCGATCGACACCCTGCGTCGCGACCATATGTCGGTATACGGATACGAACGGCCGACCACGCCCAACCTGGAGGACCTCGCGCGCGACGGCGCGGTCGCGCAGCAGTTCATCGCCGTGTCGCCGTGGACCCTGCCGACGCACGCCACCATGCTCACCGGGCTTTCCCCCGCGCAGCATGGCCTCACGGCTCACAACGCCCGGCTGGCCAAACGCTCACCGCTGGTCGCCGAGATTCTCAAGAACCGGGGATACCGGACCGGCGCGGTCGTGACCTCCACGCTGCTCGCGCCGACCTACGGATTCGCGTCGGGATTCGACAAGTATGAATTCAATGTCTCCCTCGACGCGCAGCTGGCCGCGGACCGCCTCCGACGGTGGCTGATCACCGATCCGAAGACGCCGAACTTCCTGTTTCTGCACGTGTTCGACGTGCACTACCCCTACACCCCGCCGCCGCCGTTCCTGGGCCGTTTTGGGCCGGTCGACGAGTACATGCAGAGCAAGCAGGAAGGGAACTTTTTCGATTTCGCCAAGTGGGTCGAGACGCGGCGGCAGACGCGGATGCCGACCGTGGTGAATCGGTACGACGAGGGGGTGCTCTACGTCGATCACGTGCTCGGTCTGTTTTTCACGGAGCTCAGAAAGTCCAAAATCTACGATCGCGCCTGGATCTTTGTGGTCTCGGATCACGGCGAAGAGTTTTTCGAGCACGGCGGGATGGGGCACTCGGTGACGCTTTACGAAGAACTGGTGCGCGTTCCGTTCATCGTCAAGGCGCCGGGCAATGCGTGCGGCGGTTCGACGATTGCGGCCGGTCAGATCGCGCAGGCCGCGCTGGCGTCGATGCTGCTCGACGCGGCGACGAAGGATGGGGCAGCGCCGGCGTGCGACGAGGCGACCGGCGCGCCGGTCCTCGTAGCCCAGCATTCGACCGCGGCCACGGTCGTTTCCGAAACGCGAACCTTCGGCCCGTTGCGGTTCGGCGCGCGCACGCCCGCCTTCAAGCTATTGTCGCCGGCGCGATATCAAAAGGTTCACATGGAAGCCGAGCACGGCTACCAGCTCTTCGACCTCGCCGGGGACCCGGGCGAGGCGAACGACATCTACGCCAAGGGCGCAGCTCCCGATTTGGAGCAGGCACTCGAATCCGCATTTCGCGCCGCGGCCGAGGTCGCGACGGACGCGAAGACGCAGCGGCTCGACCCGCAGACGATCGAGGTCCTCAAGAGCCTCGGTTACATTCAGTAAAGCGACGGGCTCAATACCCCTCGGGCGGTTGCCACAGTTCGATGCGGTTGCCGTCCGGGTCGAGAATCCACCCGAAGCGCCCCAGCTCGCTGTCCTCGATGCGTTCGTCCACCCACACGCCCTTGGCCCGCAGATCGGCGAGCGCGGCGTCGAGGTCGCGCACGCGGAAGTTGATCATGAACGGCGCGGGGCTGGGTTCGAAGTAGGTGGTGTCCGCGGGAAACGGCGACCACACGGTCGAGGCCATCGATCCGGGTTCTTCCCCGTCGCCGCCCTCGCGCCAGCGAAAGACCACGAATCCGTCGGGGCTCTTGGGCAGTCCCAAATGCTCGACGTACCAATCCCGAATCGCCTCGGGGTTCTTCGACTTGAAGAACACCCCGCCGAATCCCGTCACGTGCGACATGTCGCTCCTCCTTTTGCGGGAACACATATCGAACCCGAAATCGCGCCGCGCGTCCATGGCCGTGCCGTTTGCGCCGTGACGTGAGTTCGCGATTCGCGCCTTATCCTGGTGTTCCCTTCCACGGCTCGCCCGGCAGCAGCGGCATGACCTCGCGCCGGATGTACTCCTCGGCGCTTGCGGTGTCCCACTCGACGCCGGTCGCCAAGAGCGGCGCAATGTCCTTGGCGAACACCGAATCGCCGTACTTCTCGTGCAGGTTCATCTCGAATTCCGCGCGGGATACGTGCGCGCCGTCGTGTTCCAGATACCGCCGGAAACACTCCACGATGCGCGCGGGATCGCCGCTGCCATGCTTGCCGGCAATCCACAAGTCGAACAGGTCCCGGCTCTTCTTGCGTTGGTACAGGGCACGCAGCTTGGTGCCGAGCAACTCGTCGAGCGCATACGTCCTGATGGGTGCCGCGCCGGAGAACCACCGCGATTGCATTTCCAGTGTACGTTCCTCGAAGCCAAAGACGGTGAAGTGTTCGCGGGTGTTGATCTCCACCTTGAGCCTCATGGGTATGGCCGGCGCTCCCTCGCTGGTCATCCGGTAGATCAGGATCACGCGACCCTCGTTGAACGAACGCTTCGGCGAGCCAAGCCAGGGGTCCAGCACCGCGCGCACGGCGGTGAGCGTGTCGCCGATCGATCCGGGTTCCACCTGCACGAGGTCGATGTCTTCCGAGTAGCGAGGCGCGGGTTTGATGTGAAGCTTGTAGAGCGCGGTTCCGCCGCGAAAGGCGAGCGCCTTGGCGATCTCCGGGCGGTCGAACATCTCGATCACGGTGCGGGTGATGACCATATCCTGCTCAACCTGGAGGTCCTGCGTCCACCGCGCTTGCGTCCGCCACTGCGTAATGTCGTCGAACGGGATCATTGTTCCGGCTCCACGGTGTCGTTGACTTGCAGCTTCCAGCGGACGTTACGATCCCCGTCGTCCGAACGACGCTTCGGATTCAGCGGAATGGTCTGGCGAGCGTTCTCGGCAACGTATTCGGCCAAAGGACCGACCAGGTTCTCGGCGCCGACGATCTCCAGGAGATGGCCGAGCCGCTGGGACCACGACACCGGGGACAATGGAGCGAGGTGAGCCAGTTCGTCCGCGTTGATCGCCTCCACGAGTTCCGTCAGGACGGTGGCGACGTGATCCATTCCGCCCGCACGTTCGGCGTACCCCACGAGATCGAACGCGGTGGCCTCGGGGGTGGAAATCCTCACGATCCCTCTCGGTGTGTTTTTCGCGATCGTCGGGATCTCCTGCACGTTGCGCCGGGCGAAAAAACGAACCCGAACATCGCCGCATTCGATGGGTCGGCGGTTGATCGCGACGATGACCTGAAATGTCTGCGGGCGGTGGTGGGCGGCGCCGTGGTACTCGGCGGCGCTGAGGAGACCGACGTAATAGTCGAGGCCGAGATGATTCATGAGTTGTGGCACGAACTGGTCGGCCGGGAGACACCCAATGCGCCGGTACTCCGGCGGCACGATGACGTGGAACCCGTTGAAAGGCATTGCGATGGCCCCCTTGGCGCGGAGCCGCCGAAGGGCGGCTCTTGCGGCCACGATGGATATCCCCAAGGCGTCGCGGACCTCCACGGTGGTGACGTGGTAACGCCCCTGGGAAGCAAGTTCGTCAATGTGTTTGGCGAGGTCCACGAACAGTCTCCCGATAGATCACTCGCAAAAGGTAACGAAAGACGCTTCCTTTTGCAAGTGAAATCGACAGGGATGTATGGAGCGGAGAAGGTGTCCGAGGCATAGCGGGAGTCGATGTTCGATTTCCCGGCGGCGGCGTTTCACGGGGAATTTTCGGGCGTGGCGACGCCCGATCGCCCCGGCGGGCGTGTGGTGTGCTAAAATAACTCGACTTGGGGCGAACCTCCCGACGGGTGACGAGATGAAATGGGTGTCTTCGTGGACGGCGTTCGGCGCGGCGGTGTTTTTCGCGGCGGCTCTGGCGATCGCGGCGTGCGAGAGCGGCGGCAGCGGCGATGATGATGACGACGATTACCAGGGAGACGGTACGCTCGGCGGCGAGATCATGGAAGCCTGCGCCGAGTTCTTCGCCGAATGCTACGACCTCTCAGAGGCGTCGGCCGCCGCGAATTACTGCGATTTCCTCGACCAATATCTCGATCTCGGCCCGTGCTACGACAAAGCGCTGCGCGACTTTCTCGGATGCGTGATCGACGGGTTCGACTGCGATACGCACGACCCCGCCGGGATTACGCCGTGCCAGGACTCGCTGGGAGCCGACCTCGCGGACTGCGGCGGACCGGTCGACGATGACGCCGACGATGACGCATCGGATGACGACGACGATTCGGATGATGACGACGCGGACGATGACGACGACGACAGCGACGACGACTCGGACGACGATGCCGATGACGATGCGGACGACGACAGCTCGGGTTCGGCTCCCGTTCTCTCCGGCGGCGGGTGGGATCCTGATCCCGCGGTCGACGACGGCTCGGGCGACATCGTCAGCACGCTCTCATGGCAGGTTTGCGATGTGGACGACGACCTGTCCGGCGGGCAGATCTTCATCTGGTTCACCGGAACCTCGGAGCCCGCGATCGTGGACGACGTCTTTTGGGACGAATTCGGCGGCGGGGCGCCCAGCGCGCCGAACTGCGGCTCGCCGCTCACCGTGGGCATCACGGTCGATTTCACGTCCATCGTCCCGTGGGGCGACGACAACTGCGTCGACGTCGAAGCCACGGATGGCGAAGGCAACATGAGCAACAAGCTCGTGAATCTTTGCGTCTACGTGCCGTGACGTTATAGGAACGCGAAACCTTCGCCGCGATAGGTCGGCACGCGATCGACCACGCGGCCGCCGCGCACGAGCACGATCTCGTTGAAACGCTCCATCAATTCCCCGGCCTTGGCGTGCCGGAAAATCACCGGCGCGCCGAGCCGCGCCTCCCCCGCCGACGCCGGCCAACGCAAGGGGGTCTGCGTTTCGCCCGCGCCCTCGACGCCGAGCAGCGATAAGCCCCGCGGCAAATGCGGCACCGGCAGACGGTCGCGCCCGGCCTCGCCGCTGGCGACGTAGCCGCCGCCCTGACAGGTGACGATGCCAGGCGCGGGAAAACGAACGATTTGAAGCGCGAAAAACGCGGCGGGTTCGAGCCGGGTTCCGGCGTAGTAGTCGAACAGGTGCGGACAGAAAAATCCGCTGCCCGCCGTGACCTCGGTGACGACGTCCTCGTTGCTGGTCGTCGCGAGGCTTCCCGTGCCGCCGCCGTTGAAGAGCGCGACGTTCACGCCCGCCGCGCGAAGCTCCGACGCGATACGCGCGCGCCGCGAAGCGACATCGGGAATCGACCGGCGCTTGATCCATGCTTTCACCGGGTTCGTCAGCGGCGTGAAGGGGCTCGCCTCGCCCATGCCCGCGACCTGCGCCTCGTAGCCCATCAGTGCGTCGACGATCACGCCGCCCGCCCGCTGGGCCTCGCGCGCGATCGCGATCGCCTCGGCCCCCGTGCGGATGGGGCTGCGCCGAACGCCCAGATGCGTCGCCGTGCCGAACGGTCGATACGACATGTCGATGTCGATCACCGCGCGCAGCGTGACGCCTTCGGCGTGCGAGACATCGCTCATCGCGCGCACATGTTCGGCGCTGTCCACCACCAAGCGCACGGTGCGGCCCGCGCGCGTGAGCGCGGCGAGCGCCACTAGGTCGGCGCGCTGCATTGTGGGATACGCAATCAGCAGATCGTCGAAACCGCGATCGGCGAGAAAGGCGGCCTCGGCGACGGTGAGGCACATGAGGCCGCCGTAGATGTCTTCCAGTCGTTCTCGCAGATGCGAAGCAACCCGAACGCAACGCAGCGATTTGGTCGCGAGGCGAAGCCGCTTGCCGCTCGCCCGCACGGGCGCGGCGATGCGATCGGCGTTGCGCTCGAGCGCGTCGAGATCGACGAGCGCGGCGGGCAGGGCTACGCCTTCGAGGGAGCGAATCCAGTCGGAATATTCGAGCCGGCCGGTTTGAAGCACGCGTTCTCCGTGGAACGACGTCATTCTACGAACGCAAACGGAAAGAGGGAAAGGGAAAGAAAACGGGCCGGCGCGAACCGGCCCGATCCGTTTTTATCGCTCGAAAATTGCGCTACACGCGGAACTGGCCCACGATGCCGCGCAGTTCGTCCGCGAGCGCCGACATGTTGTCCGACACGCGCCGCGTGGTCGCCGCGCCCTGCGCGGTTTCGCGCGCCGCGGTGTCCACGCCCTGGATGTTGCGCGACACCTCGCCCACGCCGGAAGCGGACTCGACCACGGCGCGCACGACTTCGCTTTCGAGGCTCACGGAAAGCTGCTGCACCGACGCCGAGACGCTGGTGCTGCCCGTCGCGGCCTGCTGCACGGAGACGGCGACTTCGCGCGTGGTCGCGGTCTGCTGCTCCACGGCGGCCGCGATCATGCCGGAGATCGTGTTCATCTCGTTCACGAACTCGGTGATGCGCGAGACCGCGTCGACCGAGTCGCGGGTGTGCGTCTGCATGGCGCGGATCTTTTCGTCGATCTCCTGCGTGGCGACGGCCGTCTGCTTCGCGAGTTCCTTGACCTCGTGCGCGACCACGGCGAAACCTTTGCCCGCCTCGCCGGCGCTCGCCGCTTCGATGGTGGCGTTGAGCGCGAGCAGATTCGTTTGATCGGCGATGTCGTTGATGACGTTGACGACCTTGCCGATCTCGAACGACGCGGCCTCGAGCGCCTTCACCAGCTCGCCCGTGCGCGCGGCCTGCGTGTTGGCGTCGGCGGCCACGGTCGCGGCGCGGCTGGTGTTGCGCGAGACTTCCTGCAGCGTTGAGGTCATTTCCTCCATCGCCGCGGCGATGGTGTTCATGCCCGTCGACATCTCCTCGACCGACGAGGCGATCGTCGTCACGTTGCCCGACATGTTCTCCGCGGCGCGGCGCACCATGTTGACGCTGCTCGAAATCTGCTCCGACGCGCTCGCCACCACGCCTGTCTGGCGGCTCATTTCCTCGGCGCCTCCGGCGAGCTGGGCCGACACGCTCGACAGATCCTCGGCGCGGCTCGTGAGCTGCATCGTGCTGTCGGCGACCTTGCGGATCGAAATCTGGAGTTTCTCGACGAACTTGTTGAAATTCGT
This DNA window, taken from Deltaproteobacteria bacterium, encodes the following:
- a CDS encoding nucleotidyl transferase AbiEii/AbiGii toxin family protein, yielding MIPFDDITQWRTQARWTQDLQVEQDMVITRTVIEMFDRPEIAKALAFRGGTALYKLHIKPAPRYSEDIDLVQVEPGSIGDTLTAVRAVLDPWLGSPKRSFNEGRVILIYRMTSEGAPAIPMRLKVEINTREHFTVFGFEERTLEMQSRWFSGAAPIRTYALDELLGTKLRALYQRKKSRDLFDLWIAGKHGSGDPARIVECFRRYLEHDGAHVSRAEFEMNLHEKYGDSVFAKDIAPLLATGVEWDTASAEEYIRREVMPLLPGEPWKGTPG
- a CDS encoding VOC family protein; protein product: MSHVTGFGGVFFKSKNPEAIRDWYVEHLGLPKSPDGFVVFRWREGGDGEEPGSMASTVWSPFPADTTYFEPSPAPFMINFRVRDLDAALADLRAKGVWVDERIEDSELGRFGWILDPDGNRIELWQPPEGY
- a CDS encoding sulfatase, translating into MSFLSSPAVRASLGRFARTAVLVAAPIAAIGWFAGLAEISSRGLLDRALPIAARFALVRSLGPALATGLTIGVWAGLLRIALHAACRDVNRERRTFGLLVLFGALVAFIAMARRFPAWKALADSAAYTGEAVGVWFGIVLLGVANFVQATLPVRLKTISVVGMGATLAAFPIALLESRIFRRSAPATPSMPTRGKPVLAWAASAFIGATIATIAVVSPPRTKSDLPPIILISIDTLRRDHMSVYGYERPTTPNLEDLARDGAVAQQFIAVSPWTLPTHATMLTGLSPAQHGLTAHNARLAKRSPLVAEILKNRGYRTGAVVTSTLLAPTYGFASGFDKYEFNVSLDAQLAADRLRRWLITDPKTPNFLFLHVFDVHYPYTPPPPFLGRFGPVDEYMQSKQEGNFFDFAKWVETRRQTRMPTVVNRYDEGVLYVDHVLGLFFTELRKSKIYDRAWIFVVSDHGEEFFEHGGMGHSVTLYEELVRVPFIVKAPGNACGGSTIAAGQIAQAALASMLLDAATKDGAAPACDEATGAPVLVAQHSTAATVVSETRTFGPLRFGARTPAFKLLSPARYQKVHMEAEHGYQLFDLAGDPGEANDIYAKGAAPDLEQALESAFRAAAEVATDAKTQRLDPQTIEVLKSLGYIQ
- a CDS encoding type IV toxin-antitoxin system AbiEi family antitoxin codes for the protein MDLAKHIDELASQGRYHVTTVEVRDALGISIVAARAALRRLRAKGAIAMPFNGFHVIVPPEYRRIGCLPADQFVPQLMNHLGLDYYVGLLSAAEYHGAAHHRPQTFQVIVAINRRPIECGDVRVRFFARRNVQEIPTIAKNTPRGIVRISTPEATAFDLVGYAERAGGMDHVATVLTELVEAINADELAHLAPLSPVSWSQRLGHLLEIVGAENLVGPLAEYVAENARQTIPLNPKRRSDDGDRNVRWKLQVNDTVEPEQ
- a CDS encoding alanine racemase, whose amino-acid sequence is MLQTGRLEYSDWIRSLEGVALPAALVDLDALERNADRIAAPVRASGKRLRLATKSLRCVRVASHLRERLEDIYGGLMCLTVAEAAFLADRGFDDLLIAYPTMQRADLVALAALTRAGRTVRLVVDSAEHVRAMSDVSHAEGVTLRAVIDIDMSYRPFGTATHLGVRRSPIRTGAEAIAIAREAQRAGGVIVDALMGYEAQVAGMGEASPFTPLTNPVKAWIKRRSIPDVASRRARIASELRAAGVNVALFNGGGTGSLATTSNEDVVTEVTAGSGFFCPHLFDYYAGTRLEPAAFFALQIVRFPAPGIVTCQGGGYVASGEAGRDRLPVPHLPRGLSLLGVEGAGETQTPLRWPASAGEARLGAPVIFRHAKAGELMERFNEIVLVRGGRVVDRVPTYRGEGFAFL